AGACACTGCCGCTCTCAGGTCTCTGCTGGGCCTGGTGCAGAGAGTGAAAGGCCGCAGGAAGGTGCCCCCGGAGAAGGCCTTGGAGAGCACTGGGGCCAGGAGTGCCAGCATGAGGACAGCAAGCAGGGCCTGGTGCGGCCGTCAGGGcgggagggcacagggcaggcgCTGAGGCCCTgccagctggaggagctgggagctctggagcgctgctggcagagagccGTGGGAGATCCGTGCAGCAGCAAGGACACGGGCTTCTAGACGTGTTAGAAAGCAGAGAAGAGCTGGAGAATGGGCACTGAAAGAGTAGGGTGTGTCCCTGTGGGGAACAAACCTCACAACGCCAGAGGTTATCTCCAGGGAGGACACAGAGGAGTCTTGTTATGTTAttggaataaagggagaggccaagGGACATTTCCCCTTGGGGTGTCTCCATTTGTTGAGACCCAGGACAAGGCCGCGGCCCCCTTTTTTATCCTAATTCCCAGGTGCATCAccctcttccttcccccactgcctgTGGTACTCAGAAGGAACAAGACTTCTTCTCCAGTTTCCTACTGCATGGAAGCCCTCTGTCACTTTGGTTGTGGAGGCAGGAATGGgaccatacacacacacaccaaggTTCATGCACAGCAAGCAACTTTTGTTGAGTGCTCTCTTCCTTTGCAGATCTGAATGTCTGCCTGGTCAGTCCACATTGGTTGAAGCAGTTGCCACCTGGTAGAACAGCCAATAGGTGCTGGTGTCCCCAACGCTCCGGGCCTGCTCCCTAACGGTCCACACTGCTTAAGTTTCATCATTAAAGTACTTATAGAATTACTTATGCTTCAGTTCTAAAATTAGGATGAAATGAAACCGTGAGGCCTTCCGGCAAGCTGTTGGCCACCACAATACCCCTCTGTTTTATGCTCCCTCTGGTTTATATATTTGTAACCCTGCAGAAgacacaggcagggaaggagggccGCTGGGGTCACCCTCTATGTAAGGCTGGGTTCCACCTGTCTAGAGCTTAATGATGGTGCTGATGGGGTTGAGCATTTTTGGGTAGGAATCAGGGGCAAGACCTACAATAGCAGCCTGCGACTCTTAGATGGCGGTTCATCACTGCGAGTCTGTGTAGCTGTGCCTGATTATGCACAGAAAGACAGACCAATCTATCTGGAACTGGTCACTAAAAATACATCTTTCTAATGCAGAACAATTGTGCTGGGAAACTCTTTCTGGAGCAGAACAAAGGAGTGCTCTCCAGAGGCCTGGTCCACAAGTGGTGTGGGGAAGCCAGGAGGATGCTGTCATGCTCATTCTGCAGAAAAGCAGCCAGGCTGAAACCAAAGTGCAGCTTTTATAGACTGAGAGGATTTGACTGAAGCTCAGCATGGAGTCAAGGCTTTGACTCCATGATCCTCAAGAGTGCCTTCCAACATGGATATCTATGAGATTGCCAGTGGAGGGCAGCTGAGAAAAAAGACAAGAGAAGGGCCAAGAGAGGCTCTTTGAAGAAGATTCACTCAAAGGCTGCCTTAACCGGTAGCCCAGGGCCCCTGCGACAGTCCGAGCTGGGGTGGGGACAAagggtggggctgggctggttgTGGTGTACTGTGACGAGCATGACATCACGGGGCCATGTCACAAATGGGGGCAGCTATACAAGGCCCCAGCAGGCAACGCTGGCCCTGTATTGCTTGGGCAAGCGGTGAGTGCGCACATGGtggggaggctgggctgggcataAGGGCCGGCGCAGAAACGCAGTACCCGGGGCTGGCTTTTCCCCCTGCATCCAGGAACAGCCCCTCATGGCGCAGCCTTGGGCAGGacaccgtgctgctgctgctgctgctgctgctgctgctcgggcAGCAGAACGGGCCTGGCTGCTTGCCAGCTCTCTGGGGTCCTGTGCTTCCTGCTCGCAGATCCCTGAgattcctgtccctgctgccccccaccCCCGccaatccctgctgccagctgcctcCCTCTCAGCCCCTCTCTCTCAAGGCCttctctccatcctcctgcagacCATGGATACCTGGGTATTGTGGCTCTTGCTCTTGCAAAGTTTAGTCCAGTACCCACAGCCCGTGGGTGATGGCTTGGACGAGGTGGCACGTCTGCAAATGGAGGTGCGTGCCAAGCTCCAGGAAGAGGAGAAGATTTGTCTGCAGCGCGAGGTGGAGCAGCTGGTCCTGCTGAAGCAGGGTGTCTTGGCCTGGGGAGACCTGCTCTCCTCTGcccggcagcactggcaggtCTGGGCtcttgctgggctcctgctccttctcttgGCACTGTGGTATatgtggaggaaagggagccTGAGGAGAGAGGAGCAAGGAGAAGGACATGATGGTGTAAATGAAGAGGAGGTTGAAAATGTGGATGCACATGAAGAAGACTTTGGAAATGAAGATGAAGGAGACAATGAAATGGAGGTGGAGGAAGATGACGGTGATGGTGGCCGTGCAGAGGATGTCGACAATGCTGCTGCGAATGAAGCTGGCAATGAGGCTGGCTTTGCAGTGAACGTCAATGACGTCGGAAATCAAGTGCAAGAATCCCGTGATCGTGCCGACAATTTTGGAAGAGTCTTAATGGAGCGCATACAGTGGCCTGTGCAGGACCTGCAGGGAGGATGCATGTGGACAAGAACCCTGATGAAGCATTTTGCAATTTATTTTCGACGGGTCTTGTCCAACAGTTTCTATCCGGTGCTGCACGGAGCCATTGGGGTGGGCAGTGCCTTCGAAGGTTGGAGTCCCCGTGAGCAGGATGTTGTCTACCAGGTGCTCGTACCCATGACACCTCCCCGAGGGCACAGCTTCCACctagagctgggcactgcacagCAGAGGCGCTTGAGGAACTTCCACATCCGCGTGCAGCAGGAGTGCACCTGCACGAGtgagcagcagggtgagaacatgctgtgcttcctgcaccaccctgaggaggagctgaggaggCATCAGGATCCCAGCCTCCTTCATACCCTGTGCACAGGCTCCTACCTGGACGTGGAGAAAACTGCCCGCTGGTTCTACCAGCTGGTGAGAGCAATCTGGCCAGCTTTGCCTGAGTCACACCGTTGGCATTTAGTGCTGCTGCCCTCCAGACGCTCCTGCCAGTTCAAGGTGACCAATGGCAGAGAAAGCTACCGGATCGAGATGCTCTTTGGGGTGCGGCAAGGCAACTCAGACGTCTTTGTGAGCAGCCAGCCTAGGCAAGCCCACACCTCCAGCACAATCTGGCCAGAGAGCTACGCTGTGGCCGAGAGGAAGTTCTTCATGTACATCGCCAGGCGGGCTCCGCCTGACAGCTTGCACCTGAAATGCCTGCAGTTCTTCACTCGTCTTCAGCTGGGCTTAGGCTTTTCCACCTATACCATCAAGACCATTGTCATGCACCTCCTGAGCATCTTGCCCGCGTCAGTGTGGCGCAGGAGACATTTTGTGAGTCGGCTGATGGATATCAGCGAGAGCCTGCGCACGTCTGTGGAAACGAGACGCCTCAATCACTTCATTGTGGGCAACCAGAGGCTTCCTCAGGGCATCCGCTTGCCCCCAGAGGTCCTAATGGCCAGGTCATGCAATCTCTTCCATGACCTGGTGATGAATCCCGTTGCCCACTCTCAGGCAATGAGCCAGTACATGGATCTGCAGCGTTGGTTCAAACGGATCCTTAGAAATGAACGGTGAAAGAGGTtgtcctgcccagagctgtgcttgtGAGGCTCCCACCGGGTGGCAGAGAAGCAGCTCTCAGGAGACGGGAAAAGAAGGGAGAACGTGGGCtttggagagggaagggaaaacgCTGCGTAGCAGCACtatgccatcagcagcagcagcagcagcagcaacagtgtGGTCTCAAGAGCCTCCCAAGCACTGCATCCAGTGATGAACAGGTTGGCTACATAGATCAAGGAAGATGCACAAGGAAATGCTATTGTTCCCCCACCTCTTTCTTTGAGTCCATTTTCCCTCCGAGGGCTTCATCCTGTGCAGAGACGCCGATCTCAGAATCTCAGATGAGGGAATGTTTGAAAGGACCACTGGTGGTATCATTTGGTtcagaggtgctccaggcaggtCTTCCCGCTCTACACTACAAAGGATTGCGTTTGGAACAAGGTTCTTAACTTTCTCTGGGGAGGGAGGCTCCACAATCTCTGGCTACAATGTTTAGGATCAGTGAATGCGAGGGTGCTTCTCCTTCTTCCCGCATGGGAATCCTTCAGGTCAGCATTGTACCAAAccgtgctggagctgagctgataTTTTGTATACGTAGAGATCTAAGTTGTGAATGGGTGTATATATATCCCCTGTGTACATATTATATGCTAGAAAGCTTATCAATTACCATATATAATAGTAAAAGATCATAAAAGCCAATAGAATAATATATATATGGTCAATTACATGAATGTTGTCATTTTATATAATGCGAAGAAATTATTCTAAAGGGTCAAATATGTAATTTTGTTTAAAGAATGCAATATAGCCAATATTTAGCGTCACTCTAAGTTGTGATACATATTAATGCTCATAGGGCACTTATACCGTATATACAGTATAGCACATTATTATAAGGTTTTCATGAAATCGATACATTTATAACATACATACCAATTACATCTTTTATATTGTATATATGAAGAGTTTAATATTaaagagtttttttttaatgtagtagTAAAGACATATATGGTGTCTCTGtctgctggggacacacaaTTATGTTCTATAGTTAGTGCTTTTATGAGTAGCAACCTAGAAATTTCGTTGCTCTTGATTCAATAAAGGACAAGATTCCAGAACCTGGATCGTGCAAGACTTTATTGACCTCAACCAGACCTGTGGTGTAGGTAAAAGCGACAAGTTGTGAATGTGAGCTTGTGAAGAGTCTCCTTGAAATTGGCCAAACTTGCAGTGGTGAATTGGTTCTAATCAGAAATGAAGTCCAGTTGACCGCGGCCCCTGCGACCACAGAAGGCCAGAAGGGCCTCCCTTGGAAGGATCCTTAAAAATGGTCTTGTTGCACCctgctgccaagggcagggacaccttctccTAGGCCCGGTTGTTTCAGgccccgtccagcctggcctggaatgctgccagggatggggtagccacagctgctgtgggcagtgtgggCCAGGGCCTGAGCAGCCTGAGAGGCAAGAATTTCTTGTGCATCTCCAGCCCAAGCCGGCCCCGCTTGTCAGTGGGAAGCCACTGGGCCTGGtgcagtccctgcaggcccTTGTCCGAGACACTGCCGCTCTCAGGTCTCTGCTGGGCCTGGTGCAGAGAGTGAAAGGCCGCAGGAAGGTGCCCCCGGAGAAGGCCTTGGAGAGCACTGGGGCCAGGAGTGCCAGCATGAGGACAGCAAGCAGGGCCTGGTGCGGCCGTCAGGGcgggagggcacagggcaggcgCTGAGGCCCTgccagctggaggagctgggagctctggagcgctgctggcagagagccGTGGGAGATCCGTGCAGCAGCAAGGACACGGGCTTCTAGACGTGTTAGAAAGCAGAGAAGAGCTGGAGAATGGGCACTGAAAGAGTAGGGTGTGTCCCTGTGGGGAACAAACCTCACAACGCCAGATGTTATCTCCAGGGAGGACACAGAGGAGTCTTGTTATGTTAttggaataaagggagaggccaagGGACATTTCCCCTTGGGGTGTCTCCATTTGTTGAGACCCAGGACAAGGCCGCGACCCCCTTTTTATCCTAATTCCCAGGTGCATCAccctcttccttcccccactgcctgTGGTACTCAGAAGGAACAAGACTTCTTCTCCAGTTTCCTACTGCATGGAAGCCCTCTGTCACTTTGGTTGTGGAGGCAGGAATGGgaccatacacacacacaccaaggTTCATGCACAGCAAGCAACTTTTGTTGAGTGCTCTCTTCCTTTGCAGATCTGAATGTCTGCCTGGTCAGTCCACATTGGTTGAAGCAGTTGCCACCTGGTAGAACAGCCAATAGGTGCTGGTGTCCCCAACGCTCCGGGCCTGCTCCCTAGCGGTCCACACTGCTTAAGTTTCATCATTAAAGTACTTATAGAATTACTTATGCTTCAGTTCTAAAATTAGGATGAAATGAAACCGTGAGGCCTTCCGGCAAGCTGTTGGCCACCACAATACCCCTCTGTTTTATGCTCCCTCTGGTTTATATATTTGTAACCCTGCAGAAgacacaggcagggaaggagggccGCTGGGGTCACCCTCTATGTAAGGCTGGGTTCCACCTGTCTAGAGCTTAATGATGGTGCTGATGGGGTTGAGCATTTTTGGGTAGGAATCAGGGGCAAGACCTACAATAGCAGCCTGCGACTCTTAGATGGCGGTTCATCACTGCGAGTCTGTGTAGCTGTGCCTGATTATGCACAGAAAGACAGACCAATCTATCTGGAACTGGTCACTAAAAATACATCTTTCTAATGCAGAACAATTGTGCTGGGAAACTCTTTCTGGAGCAGAACAAAGGAGTGCTCTCCAGAGGCCTGGTCCACAAGTGGTGTGGGGAAGCCAGGAGGATGCTGTCATGCTCATTCTGCAGAAAAGCAGCCAGGCTGAAACCAAAGTGCAGCTTTTATAGACTGAGAGGATTTGACTGAAGCTCAGCATGGAGTCAAGGCTTTGACTCCATGATCCTCAAGAGTGCCTTCCAACATGGATATCTATGAGATTGCCAGTGGAGGGCAGCTGAGAAAAAAGACAAGAGAAGGGCCAAGAGAGGCTCTTTGAAGAAGATTCACTCAAAGGCTGCCTTAACCGGTAGCCCAGGGCCCCTGTGACAGTCCGAGCTGGGGTGGGGACAAagggtggggctgggctggttgTGGTGTACTGTGACGAGCATGACATCACGGGGCCATGTCACAAATGGGGGCAGCTATACAAGGCCCCAGCAGGCAACGCTGGCCCTGTATTGCTTGGGCAAGCGGTGAGTGCGCACATGGtggggaggctgggctgggcataAGGGCCGGCGCAGAAACGCAGTACCCGGGGCTGGCTTTTCCCCCTGCATCCAGGAACAGCCCCTCATGGCGCAGCCTTGGGCAGGacaccgtgctgctgctgctgctgctgctgctgctgctgctgctgctgctgctcgggcAGCAGAACGGGCCTGGCTGCTTGCCAGCTCTCTGGGGTCCTGTGCTTCCTGCTCGCAGATCCCTGAgattcctgtccctgctgccccccaccCCCGccaatccctgctgccagctgcctcCCTCTCAGCCCCTCTCTCTCAAGGCCttctctccatcctcctgcagacCATGGATACCTGGGTACTGTGGCTCTTGCTCTTGCAAAGTTTAGTCCAGTACCCACAGCCCGTGGGTGATGGCTTGGACGAGGTGGCACGTCTGCAAATGGAGGTGCGTGCCAAGCTCCAGGAAGAGGAGAAGATTCGTCTGCAGCGCGAGGTGGAGCAGCTGGTCCTGCTGAAGCAGGGTGTCTTGGCCTGGGGAGACCTGCTCTCCTCTGcccggcagcactggcaggtCTGGGCtcttgctgggctcctgctccttctcttgGCACTGTGGTATatgtggaggaaagggagccTGAGGAGAGAGGAGCAAGGAGAAGGACATGATGGTGTAAATGAAGAGGAGGTTGAAAATGTGGATGCACATGAAGAAGACTTTGGAAATGAAGATGAAGGAGACAATGAAATGGAGGTGGAGGAAAATGACGGTGATGGTGGCCGTGCAGAGGATGTCGACAATGCTGCTGCGAATGAAGCTGGCAATGAGGCTGGCTTCGCAGTGAACGTCAATGACGTCGGAAATCAAGTGCAAGAATCCCGTGATCGTGCCGACAATTTTGGAAGAGTCTTAATGGAGCGCATACAGTGGCCTGTGCAGGACCTGCAGGGAGGGTGCATGTGGACAAGAACCCTGATGAAGCATTTTGCAATTTATTTTCGACGGGTCTTGTCCAACAGTTTCTATCCGGTGCTGCACGGAGCCATTGGGGTGGGCAGTGCCTTCGAAGGTTGGAGTCCCCGTGAGCAGGATGTTGTCTACCAGGTGCTCGTACCCATGACACCTCCCCGAGGGCACAGCTTCCACctagagctgggcactgcacagCAGAGGCGCTTGAGGAACTTCCACATCCGCGTGCAGCAGGAGTGCACCTGCACGAGtgagcagcagggtgagaacatgctgtgcttcctgcaccaccctgaggaggagctgaggaggCATCAGGACCCCAGCCTCCTTCATACCTTGTGCACAGGCTCCTACCTGGACGTGGAGAAAACTGCCCGCTGGTTCTACCAGCTGGTGAGAGCAATCTGGCCAGCTTTGCCTGAGTCACACCGTTGGCATTTAGTGCTGCTGCCCTCCAGACGCTCCTGCCAGTTCAAGGTGACCAATGGCAGAGAAAGCTACCGGATCGAGATGCTCTTTGGGGTGCGGCAAGGCAACTCAGACGTCTTTGTGAGCAGCCAGCCTAGGCAAGCCCACACCTCCAGCACAATCTGGCCAGAGAGCTACGCTGTGGCCGAGAGGAAGTTCTTCATGTACATCGCCAGGCGGGCTCCCCCTGACAGCTTGCACCTGAAATGCCTGCAGTTCTTCACTCGTCTTCAGCTGGGCTTAGGCTTTTCCACCTATACCATCAAGACCATTGTCATGCACCTCCTGAGCATCTTGCCCGCGTCAGTGTGGCGCAGGAGACATTTTGTGAGTCGGCTGATGGATATCAGCGAGAGCCTGCGCACGTCTGTGGAAACGAGACGCCTCAATCACTTCATTGTGGGCAACCAGAGGCTTCCTCAGGGCATCCGCTTGCCCCCAGAGGTCCTAATGGCCAGGTCATGCAATCTCTTCCATGACCTGGTGATGAATCCCGTTGCCCAC
This region of Zonotrichia albicollis isolate bZonAlb1 chromosome 4, bZonAlb1.hap1, whole genome shotgun sequence genomic DNA includes:
- the LOC141728910 gene encoding inositol 1,4,5-trisphosphate receptor-interacting protein-like 1, with the protein product MTSRGHVTNGGSYTRPQQATLALYCLGKRLVQYPQPVGDGLDEVARLQMEVRAKLQEEEKICLQREVEQLVLLKQGVLAWGDLLSSARQHWQVWALAGLLLLLLALWYMWRKGSLRREEQGEGHDGVNEEEVENVDAHEEDFGNEDEGDNEMEVEEDDGDGGRAEDVDNAAANEAGNEAGFAVNVNDVGNQVQESRDRADNFGRVLMERIQWPVQDLQGGCMWTRTLMKHFAIYFRRVLSNSFYPVLHGAIGVGSAFEGWSPREQDVVYQVLVPMTPPRGHSFHLELGTAQQRRLRNFHIRVQQECTCTSEQQGENMLCFLHHPEEELRRHQDPSLLHTLCTGSYLDVEKTARWFYQLVRAIWPALPESHRWHLVLLPSRRSCQFKVTNGRESYRIEMLFGVRQGNSDVFVSSQPRQAHTSSTIWPESYAVAERKFFMYIARRAPPDSLHLKCLQFFTRLQLGLGFSTYTIKTIVMHLLSILPASVWRRRHFVSRLMDISESLRTSVETRRLNHFIVGNQRLPQGIRLPPEVLMARSCNLFHDLVMNPVAHSQAMSQYMDLQRWFKRILRNER
- the LOC141728911 gene encoding inositol 1,4,5-trisphosphate receptor-interacting protein-like 1, with amino-acid sequence MTSRGHVTNGGSYTRPQQATLALYCLGKRLVQYPQPVGDGLDEVARLQMEVRAKLQEEEKIRLQREVEQLVLLKQGVLAWGDLLSSARQHWQVWALAGLLLLLLALWYMWRKGSLRREEQGEGHDGVNEEEVENVDAHEEDFGNEDEGDNEMEVEENDGDGGRAEDVDNAAANEAGNEAGFAVNVNDVGNQVQESRDRADNFGRVLMERIQWPVQDLQGGCMWTRTLMKHFAIYFRRVLSNSFYPVLHGAIGVGSAFEGWSPREQDVVYQVLVPMTPPRGHSFHLELGTAQQRRLRNFHIRVQQECTCTSEQQGENMLCFLHHPEEELRRHQDPSLLHTLCTGSYLDVEKTARWFYQLVRAIWPALPESHRWHLVLLPSRRSCQFKVTNGRESYRIEMLFGVRQGNSDVFVSSQPRQAHTSSTIWPESYAVAERKFFMYIARRAPPDSLHLKCLQFFTRLQLGLGFSTYTIKTIVMHLLSILPASVWRRRHFVSRLMDISESLRTSVETRRLNHFIVGNQRLPQGIRLPPEVLMARSCNLFHDLVMNPVAHSQAMSQYMDLQRWFKRILRNER